From the genome of Desulfovibrio psychrotolerans, one region includes:
- the hmcF gene encoding sulfate respiration complex iron-sulfur protein HmcF, with product MPEGTFCNKQPINTEEDLKSLLGDKGGAQYYEEMKHLDVDVPALAATLEKTCKARIRTWLEICAHCGMCADSCFLYRVSERDPKQVPAYKIQSTLGVIVKNKGNVSNEFMRHCVDVAWSQCTCCNRCGMYCPHGIDMGVMFSYLRGLLFSQGFVPWEMKIGSGMHRVYNAQMDVTEEDWVDTCEWMADEYGEEWPGLEIPVDKEDADIMYTLNAREPKHYPEDLAEAAILFHIAGENWTVPSTGWEQTSLAMFAGDWAACKKQVETVYSAIERLRPKRVVGTECGHAHRATVIEGPYWAGREDGLPPAPYIHYVEWLAEALRTGKIKIDPSKKIKEPVTLQDSCNYIRNHGLSNITREIMSYIAEDFREMAPNREHNYCCGGGGGFNGIGKYRHQRNEALKTKRDQILDTGCKLVVAPCHNCWDAIRDLEEEFEIGIRWTFLKPLILKMAIIPDHLKLQEDEDE from the coding sequence ATGCCTGAAGGTACCTTTTGCAATAAGCAGCCCATCAACACCGAGGAAGACCTTAAGTCTCTTCTCGGAGACAAGGGCGGCGCGCAATACTATGAAGAGATGAAGCATCTGGACGTGGACGTGCCCGCGCTGGCCGCCACACTGGAAAAAACCTGCAAGGCGCGCATCCGCACGTGGCTCGAAATATGCGCCCACTGCGGCATGTGTGCAGACTCCTGCTTTCTGTATCGCGTTTCCGAACGCGACCCCAAGCAGGTTCCCGCTTACAAAATACAGTCCACCCTTGGCGTCATCGTCAAGAACAAGGGCAACGTCAGCAACGAGTTCATGCGCCACTGCGTGGACGTGGCATGGTCGCAGTGCACCTGCTGCAACCGCTGCGGCATGTACTGCCCCCACGGCATAGACATGGGCGTTATGTTCAGCTACCTGCGCGGCCTGCTGTTCTCTCAGGGCTTTGTGCCGTGGGAGATGAAGATAGGTTCCGGCATGCACCGCGTGTACAACGCCCAGATGGACGTGACCGAAGAAGACTGGGTGGATACCTGTGAATGGATGGCCGACGAATACGGCGAAGAATGGCCCGGCCTTGAGATTCCGGTGGACAAGGAAGACGCGGACATCATGTACACCCTGAACGCCCGCGAACCCAAGCACTACCCGGAAGACCTCGCGGAAGCGGCCATTCTCTTCCACATTGCCGGAGAAAACTGGACCGTACCCAGCACCGGGTGGGAACAGACCTCGCTTGCCATGTTCGCCGGAGACTGGGCCGCCTGTAAAAAGCAGGTGGAAACCGTTTACAGCGCCATAGAGCGTCTGCGTCCCAAACGGGTTGTGGGCACCGAATGCGGCCATGCGCACCGTGCAACGGTCATAGAAGGCCCCTACTGGGCAGGACGTGAAGACGGTCTGCCGCCCGCCCCCTATATCCACTATGTGGAATGGCTGGCAGAGGCCCTGCGCACCGGCAAGATAAAGATAGACCCCAGCAAGAAGATCAAGGAACCTGTCACGCTGCAGGACTCCTGCAACTATATCCGCAACCACGGGCTTTCCAACATTACCCGCGAAATCATGAGCTATATCGCTGAAGACTTCCGGGAAATGGCGCCCAACCGCGAGCACAACTACTGCTGCGGCGGCGGTGGCGGATTCAACGGTATCGGCAAATACCGCCATCAGCGCAACGAAGCCCTGAAGACCAAGCGTGACCAGATACTCGACACCGGCTGCAAACTGGTGGTGGCCCCCTGCCATAACTGCTGGGACGCCATCCGTGACCTTGAGGAAGAATTCGAAATCGGCATACGGTGGACCTTCCTCAAGCCGCTCATCCTGAA
- the hmcD gene encoding sulfate respiration complex protein HmcD, giving the protein MEHIFYTLHDFMLHTKTITYLLMGLALVSFVGYWLFLTGRDEKIRKY; this is encoded by the coding sequence ATGGAACACATTTTCTACACCCTCCACGACTTCATGCTGCACACCAAGACCATCACCTATCTTCTGATGGGTCTGGCACTGGTCAGCTTTGTCGGCTACTGGCTGTTCCTTACCGGCAGAGACGAGAAAATCCGGAAGTACTAG
- the hmcB gene encoding sulfate respiration complex iron-sulfur protein HmcB, translated as MHRRKFLSLLGGAGLASAMGVTKSQAASGHSFNGYPDAMGVLHDSTRCIGCRKCEEACYQVNDLPKPEKEFKDLTVLDTKRRTDAKTYTVVNKYNTAGLEHPIFRKQQCNHCMEPACASACFVKAFTKNSDGSVTYNGDLCVGCRYCMIACPFSVPTFEYDDAFDPLIQKCTMCHPRIQEGKLPGCVEICPKEALTFGRREDLLGIARDRIRKYPDRYVKHIYGEHEAGGTNWLYLSGVPHTELGQIEVGKTSAPELTSGALGAVPMVVGIWPVLLTGAYAISKRKEKIAQEEKAEAVRATRESAQEEAEAALKAAMDKATKDKAAAVEREVKKAVAEAEKAFEEKLAAAQAPAGEADTGAGESPEEEA; from the coding sequence ATGCATCGCAGAAAATTCCTGAGCCTGCTGGGCGGTGCCGGGCTTGCCTCCGCAATGGGAGTAACCAAGTCCCAGGCCGCCAGCGGTCACTCGTTCAACGGCTACCCCGATGCCATGGGCGTGCTGCACGACAGCACCCGCTGCATCGGCTGCCGCAAGTGTGAAGAGGCCTGTTATCAGGTGAACGACCTGCCCAAGCCGGAAAAGGAATTCAAAGACCTTACCGTGCTGGATACCAAGCGCAGAACGGACGCAAAAACCTACACCGTGGTGAACAAATACAACACGGCAGGGCTTGAGCATCCCATCTTCCGCAAACAGCAGTGTAACCACTGCATGGAACCTGCCTGCGCTTCCGCCTGCTTTGTCAAGGCGTTCACCAAAAACTCCGACGGTTCCGTTACCTATAACGGTGATCTGTGCGTGGGCTGCCGCTACTGCATGATCGCATGCCCGTTCAGCGTGCCCACCTTTGAATATGACGACGCCTTCGACCCGCTTATCCAGAAGTGCACCATGTGTCATCCGCGCATTCAGGAAGGCAAACTCCCCGGCTGCGTGGAGATATGCCCCAAAGAAGCGCTTACCTTCGGACGCCGCGAAGACCTGCTGGGCATCGCACGCGACCGCATCCGCAAGTACCCCGACCGCTACGTGAAGCACATCTACGGTGAACACGAAGCGGGCGGCACCAACTGGCTGTACCTTTCCGGCGTGCCGCACACGGAACTGGGCCAGATTGAAGTGGGCAAAACCTCCGCGCCTGAGCTTACTTCCGGCGCGCTGGGTGCCGTGCCCATGGTTGTGGGCATCTGGCCTGTGCTGCTGACCGGCGCCTACGCCATCAGCAAGCGCAAGGAAAAGATCGCGCAGGAAGAAAAGGCCGAGGCCGTGCGTGCCACCCGCGAATCCGCGCAGGAAGAGGCGGAAGCAGCGCTGAAGGCAGCCATGGATAAGGCTACCAAGGACAAGGCTGCCGCCGTGGAGCGCGAGGTGAAAAAGGCCGTGGCGGAAGCCGAAAAGGCCTTTGAGGAAAAGCTCGCCGCCGCGCAGGCTCCTGCCGGGGAAGCAGACACCGGTGCCGGGGAATCCCCGGAGGAGGAAGCATAA
- the hmcC gene encoding sulfate respiration complex protein HmcC: MSSNQKSFWTPGNILTAFILAGGLVLTVLRFTQGIGAVTNLDDNNPWGVWIGFDLLCGVALAAGGYVTSASCYLFGLKKYHSAVRPAITTAFLGYFFVVIALLYDLGHPWRLPYPLVWSQGTTSLLFEVGLCVATYVTVLFVEWSPAALEWLGFRKIRNFVIKLTLPLTILGVVLSTMHQSSLGALFVIAPGKLHPLWYSSFLPVFFFMSSMVAGASMVIFEGALTHKGLHHKMDKTHLEEAEGVAFGMAKAASFILLGYFFIKMFDITMDNDWHYLATGYGALFMVEMLGFVALPAFLYALGVREKNLTMVRVASVFGVLGIVFNRFNVSMLAFNWQLPASERYFPHWMEIGISIFIVTLIVTTYRFIATKMPVLYEHPEYKDAH; the protein is encoded by the coding sequence ATGAGCAGCAATCAGAAATCGTTCTGGACGCCGGGCAACATCCTCACCGCCTTCATTCTGGCGGGCGGGCTGGTGCTCACGGTCCTGCGCTTCACGCAGGGCATCGGCGCGGTCACCAATCTTGACGACAACAACCCCTGGGGGGTCTGGATCGGGTTCGACCTGCTGTGCGGCGTGGCCCTTGCCGCCGGCGGCTACGTAACCTCCGCCTCCTGCTACCTCTTCGGCCTGAAGAAATACCACTCCGCCGTGCGTCCCGCCATTACCACGGCCTTCCTCGGCTACTTCTTCGTGGTCATCGCCCTCTTGTACGACCTTGGTCACCCGTGGCGTCTGCCCTACCCGCTGGTATGGTCGCAGGGTACCACCTCGCTTCTGTTCGAAGTGGGCCTGTGCGTCGCCACCTACGTCACCGTGTTGTTCGTGGAATGGTCCCCCGCCGCGCTGGAGTGGCTGGGCTTCCGCAAAATCCGCAACTTCGTGATCAAACTCACCCTGCCGCTCACCATTCTGGGCGTGGTGCTCTCCACCATGCACCAGAGTTCTCTGGGCGCGCTGTTCGTCATTGCCCCCGGCAAGCTGCATCCTCTGTGGTATTCCAGCTTCCTTCCGGTGTTCTTCTTCATGTCGTCCATGGTGGCAGGCGCCTCCATGGTCATCTTCGAAGGGGCGCTGACGCACAAGGGGCTGCACCATAAGATGGACAAGACCCATCTGGAAGAGGCGGAAGGCGTGGCCTTCGGCATGGCCAAGGCTGCCTCGTTCATCCTGCTGGGCTACTTCTTCATTAAGATGTTCGACATCACCATGGATAACGACTGGCACTACCTCGCCACCGGCTACGGCGCACTGTTCATGGTAGAAATGCTGGGCTTTGTGGCCCTGCCCGCCTTCCTCTACGCCCTTGGTGTGCGCGAAAAGAACCTGACCATGGTTCGCGTGGCCTCCGTGTTCGGCGTGCTGGGAATCGTATTCAACCGCTTCAACGTAAGCATGCTGGCCTTCAACTGGCAGCTGCCCGCGTCTGAGCGCTACTTCCCGCACTGGATGGAGATAGGCATCTCCATCTTCATCGTCACCCTCATCGTCACCACCTACCGGTTCATTGCGACCAAGATGCCCGTTCTGTACGAGCATCCTGAGTACAAGGACGCCCACTAG
- the hmcE gene encoding sulfate respiration complex protein HmcE gives MIGFLTGPMLMISLAIFFGGLAYRAVMYVRGLSWQLDRVAYKPHFTHGLKGALHSIRRWMIPGGTYGWRTQPFMAAAFFLFHIGAVLVPLFLLGHQVLLKQLLGFSLPTLPSLAADVLTVVAIIGGVMLALRRIALTEVRILTTPYDWFILAVSVAPFVTGFIARMHWGNYDFWIIAHILTGELLLIIAPFTKLSHIVLFFMSRGQLGMDYSIKRGGMKRNYAFPW, from the coding sequence ATGATTGGATTCCTTACCGGACCGATGCTCATGATATCCCTTGCGATTTTCTTCGGGGGACTCGCGTATCGCGCCGTCATGTATGTAAGGGGCCTTAGCTGGCAGCTCGACAGGGTGGCCTACAAGCCCCACTTTACCCACGGCCTGAAGGGTGCCCTGCACTCCATCCGCCGCTGGATGATTCCCGGCGGAACCTACGGCTGGCGTACCCAGCCTTTCATGGCCGCCGCCTTCTTCCTGTTCCACATCGGCGCAGTGCTGGTACCCCTGTTCCTTCTGGGACATCAGGTACTGCTCAAGCAACTGCTCGGCTTCAGCCTGCCCACGCTGCCCTCGCTGGCAGCGGACGTGCTGACCGTTGTGGCCATTATCGGCGGCGTAATGCTGGCCCTGCGCCGCATTGCCCTGACCGAGGTGCGCATCCTCACCACGCCGTACGACTGGTTCATTCTGGCCGTCTCCGTGGCACCGTTTGTGACAGGCTTCATCGCCCGTATGCACTGGGGCAACTATGATTTCTGGATCATAGCCCACATCCTTACCGGCGAACTGCTGCTCATTATCGCTCCCTTCACCAAGCTCTCGCATATCGTGCTTTTCTTCATGTCCCGCGGTCAGCTGGGCATGGACTACAGCATCAAGCGCGGCGGCATGAAGCGGAACTACGCCTTCCCCTGGTAA